The proteins below come from a single Cloacibacillus sp. An23 genomic window:
- a CDS encoding P-II family nitrogen regulator, whose amino-acid sequence MTNAADLREHDARGLNFVLSVVQRERSDDYAEFCRRRGANLVYSYLCEGTAQKKMLSLWGLEKKARQVICCLCGSDTANGIMDGLVSEMRIDAPNEGVAVMLPVESIAGASNAEYVPGAGLNEDFRKRVDDMRYSLVVTIAEKGCVDMVMDAAREAGARGGTVIHAKGTAGRMAKFFGLTIAEEKEMIYIVVSKDSEESIVRAIIDKAGPETDAKAIAFALPVERIAGFSKL is encoded by the coding sequence TTTACGCGAACACGACGCCCGCGGCCTCAATTTCGTCCTGTCCGTCGTCCAGCGCGAGCGCAGCGACGATTACGCGGAGTTCTGCCGCCGCCGCGGGGCGAACCTGGTCTACAGCTATTTATGTGAAGGAACGGCGCAGAAAAAGATGCTCAGCCTCTGGGGGCTTGAGAAGAAAGCGCGCCAAGTGATATGCTGCCTGTGCGGTTCGGATACGGCGAACGGCATCATGGACGGCCTCGTCTCCGAGATGCGCATAGACGCGCCGAACGAGGGAGTCGCCGTCATGCTCCCGGTCGAGTCGATAGCCGGGGCGTCGAACGCCGAATATGTGCCGGGAGCCGGATTGAACGAAGATTTCAGAAAGAGGGTGGATGATATGAGGTATTCGTTGGTGGTGACGATTGCGGAGAAGGGCTGCGTCGACATGGTCATGGACGCGGCGAGAGAGGCCGGGGCGCGCGGCGGTACCGTCATTCACGCCAAGGGCACCGCGGGCCGCATGGCGAAATTCTTCGGCCTTACTATAGCCGAAGAAAAAGAGATGATCTATATCGTAGTCAGCAAGGATTCTGAGGAATCCATCGTGCGCGCGATAATAGACAAGGCGGGGCCGGAGACCGACGCCAAGGCTATAGCATTCGCGCTTCCGGTCGAGCGCATCGCGGGGTTCTCAAAACTGTAG